One Hordeum vulgare subsp. vulgare chromosome 4H, MorexV3_pseudomolecules_assembly, whole genome shotgun sequence DNA window includes the following coding sequences:
- the LOC123447200 gene encoding flowering-promoting factor 1-like protein 5, with protein MADGGVWVFRKDGVMELENAAGAASSRSGPGNRALVYVPENETMRSLQALEQRLGAHGWERYYENRDVVQLHRRDGSLDLISLPRDFSQFRSTHMYDVVVKNRGHFKVVDL; from the coding sequence ATGGCGGATGGAGGTGTGTGGGTGTTCCGGAAGGACGGGGTGATGGAGCTGGAGAACGCGGCCGGGGCGGCGTCGAGCCGGAGCGGACCGGGCAACAGGGCGCTGGTGTACGTGCCGGAGAACGAGACGATGCGGTCGCTGCAGGCGCTGGAGCAGCGCCTCGGCGCGCACGGCTGGGAGCGCTACTACGAGAACCGCGACGTCGTGCAGCTCCACCGCCGCGACGGCAGCCTCGACCTCATCTCCCTCCCGCGGGATTTTTCGCAGTTCCGTTCCACCCACATGTACGACGTCGTCGTCAAGAATCGAGGCCACTTCAAGGTCGTCGACCTCTAG